The genomic stretch TATAATACTAAACATCATCATCACACCTACAAACAGTGACAAGACTTTAATATAAATATTCCTACTCTTTTTCATAATGTATCTCCTTTTTCATAAATAACTTTGCTTGTCTATGAACTATAAATTCTAACTTTTGGTATTGTATCACATTAGTAAAATATTGTCAAGTATTATCACTTAGATAACAAAAATTATAATTTTCTTTAGATTTTTGTATATAAAATAATAATTACTAATATTATAATATTCTATAATAATAATTTAGTATATTTTATCATTTAATGCAAAGTTTTTTATTTTACAGTCCCATTTTTTACCTTGACGATAATTTTATAAAATAGTAGAATTGTGGTAGTAATAAATAAAGAATTTAAATTATCAACATATAATAAAAACTAAGGAGGTGGACTTATGTATCCAAAAAGCAAATGGGTTTCATTTTTTCTATGCTTATTTTTCGGTTGTTTCGGCATACACCGTTTTTATGAGGGCAGAGTACTTTTAGGCATTGTTTATTTCTGTACTTGTGGTATTTTTGGTATCGGATGGATTATTGATATTTTTCGTTATCTCTTTAAACCAAACCCTTATTACCCATAACCTGATTTTCAATTTAATCCACCTATAGCAAAAGCTGACACTACATAGTAATGTCAGCTTATTTTTATTAAGTAGCTTTTTCAATTTACACTTCTTGTATAAATTCATCTTCTATAGTGAACAGATAACTTGTAGAAAATTTATCTATTCTCTTCATACGGAATTCTTTACATTTCCTTAGTAGTGTTGTAAAAAGTTTCAGAATATCAGGGTCACTAAAATCATCACACCCTATAATAACCTCTATTACATATGAATTGTTGTCATCAATATGATGCCTTATCTCATACACATCATTATAATTGTCATCACTATCATAAAGTTGCTT from Ruminococcus bovis encodes the following:
- a CDS encoding NINE protein; protein product: MYPKSKWVSFFLCLFFGCFGIHRFYEGRVLLGIVYFCTCGIFGIGWIIDIFRYLFKPNPYYP